From the genome of Impatiens glandulifera chromosome 9, dImpGla2.1, whole genome shotgun sequence, one region includes:
- the LOC124914368 gene encoding uncharacterized protein LOC124914368 isoform X1 produces MSSSSYSRCLLQILMSSWLHITMFIIIMAVCGGGGGGGAVVSGAPTLNVGNISKVLDSSYFHIYYGQTFKVIKNSLDGISYLLIQNNSKMAAAKTKYCTSRIKSFIIPLSNYSIDTDFFPVSFFELLGLLGRLKGITSSSMVTSECVLKLYNEGQIEIINKTQSQQIKQFAAYFISNNDEQFQSCNFATFLPNGEDNPLQRAEWIKYLGSFVNMEVRANQVYDSIKENYLCLAKAAASKTTTPFKPTVAWIEYSDNGIWSFTQDAYKLKYVEDAGGENIDESINKITYNISTPDDLESLHAILCTVEVVIDETYTSDPANYLLSNFLQNINVEDESCFSFLNQSIWRYDKRIQSYSLDWYDGAVSQPQVVLADLIEVLFPSGSYVTSYFRNLAKGENATNIEFATCDRDISTPMEPKIVPCK; encoded by the exons atgtcttcttcttcttacaGTCGTTGTTTACTGCAAATTCTAATGTCTAGTTGGTTGCATATAACAATGTTCATTATTATTATGGCCGTatgcggcggcggcggcggtggcGGCGCCGTAGTAAGTGGTGCTCCGACATTGAATGTTGGCAACATATCAAAGGTGTTGGATTCTTCATATTTCCACATTTACTATGGCCAGACCTTCAAAGTTATCAAGAACTCCCTTGATGGCATAAGTTATCTTCTCATCCAAAACAATTCCAAAATGGCAGCAGCAAAGACCAAATATTGCACATCAAGAATCAAATCATTCATCATCCCACTTTCTAACTATTCAATTGACACTGATTTCTTCCCAG TTTCTTTCTTCGAG CTTCTTGGATTACTTGGAAGATTAAAAGGAATAACATCTTCAAGCATGGTTACTTCAGAATGTGTTCTTAAGCTGTATAATGAAGGACAAATTGAGATTATAAACAAGACTCAGTCTCAACAAATTAAACAGTTTGCAGCTTATTTCATTAGCAATAATGATGAACAATTCCAATCTTGTAACTTTGCTACTTTTCTCCCTAATGGTGAAGACAATCCTCTCCAG AGAGCAGAGTGGATTAAGTACTTGGGATCTTTTGTAAACATGGAAGTCAGAGCAAATCAAGTTTATGATTCA ATTAAAGAGAATTACTTATGCTTAGCAAAGGCTGCTGCAAGTAAGACCACCACCCCATTCAAACCAACTGTAGCTTGGATTGAGTATAGCGATAAT GGTATTTGGTCATTCACCCAAGATGCATACAAGTTGaag TATGTAGAAGATGCTGGTGGGGAGAATATCGACGAATCAATCAACAAAATTACCTACAATATTTCCACCCCCGATGATTTGGAGTCTCTCCACGCCATTTTATGC ACGGTAGAGGTAGTTATCGATGAGACATACACATCTGATCCAGCAAATTACTTGCTTTCGAACTTTCTTCAAAACATCAATGTTGAAGATGAGTCTTGTTTCTCCTTCCTTAATCAAAGTATATGGAGATACGATAAACGAATACAGTCATATAGTCTAG acTGGTATGATGGAGCAGTTTCACAGCCTCAAGTTGTTCTAGCAGATCTTATTGAAGTTCTGTTTCCATCTGGAAGTTATGTAACATCATATTTCAGGAATCTAGCCAAG GGTGAAAACGCGACGAACATTGAATTTGCTACGTGTGATCGAGATATCTCAACTCCTATGGAGCCTAAGATTGTTCCCTGCAAGTAA
- the LOC124916116 gene encoding phytoene synthase 2, chloroplastic-like — MSAFLLRVVPPAHPESIRQGKRFLKTIPQGSLGTRNDKNKMGWNYFVSSSSRSSGADFRPSYIAAAVLEPEIGISSQQKVYDVVLKQAGLLKRVQEDGHEEVIIKPDVVLPGTLSLLMNEAYDRCGEVCEEYIADDFGEAKGDLGNLWRTDELVDGPNAPHITPTALDKWESRLDDIFRGRPFDMLDAVLADTVSKFPVDIQPFKDMIEGMRMDLRKSRYKNFDELYLYCYYVAGTVSLMSVPVMGISPKSKATTESVYIASLALGIANQLTNILRDVGEDARRGRVYLPQDELALAGLSDEDIFAGKVTDKWRDFMRNQIKRAKMYFDEAEKGVAELSSASRWPVSAALVLYRQILDEIEQNDYNNFTKRAYVNKHKKIITLPFAYAKTLVPFVNNVQA; from the exons ATGTCGGCTTTTCTTCTAAGGGTGGTGCCCCCAGCTCATCCTGAATCAATCAGACAAGGAAAAAGATTTCTGAAAACCATTCCTCAAGGTTCATTAGGAACAAGGAATGACAAGAACAAGATGGGCTGGAACTACTTTGTTTCTTCCTCCTCTCGATCCTCTGGTGCAGATTTCAGGCCTTCTTATATAGCTGCGGCTGTTTTAGAGCCTGAAATTGGAATCTCCTCTCAGCAGAAGGTTTATGATGTGGTTTTGAAGCAAGCTGGTTTATTGAAAAGGGTGCAAGAAGATGGTCATgaagaagtgatcatcaaaccTGATGTTGTTTTGCCAGGGACCTTAAGCTTGTTGATGAATGAAGCTTATGATCGTTGTGGTGAAGTTTGTGAAGA GTACATTGCTGATGACTTTGGAGAGGCGAAGGGCGATTTGGGCAATTTATG GAGAACAGACGAGCTTGTTGACGGGCCAAATGCACCGCACATAACACCAACGGCGTTGGACAAATGGGAATCGAGACTGGATGACATTTTTCGTGGGCGTCCATTTGACATGCTTGATGCTGTATTAGCAGACACTGTTTCCAAGTTCCCTGTCGATATTCAG CCCTTCAAAGATATGATAGAAGGAATGAGAATGGACCTTAGAAAATCGAGATACAAAAACTTTGACGAATTGTACCTGTATTGTTACTATGTGGCCGGGACTGTGTCCCTCATGAGTGTCCCTGTTATGGGCATTTCTCCAAAATCTAAAGCCACGACCGAGAGTGTTTACATCGCATCCCTAGCTCTGGGAATCGCAAATCAGTTGACCAACATCCTTAGGGACGTTGGAGAAGA TGCTAGAAGGGGTAGAGTATATCTACCTCAGGACGAGTTGGCTTTGGCTGGGCTATCGGACGAGGACATATTTGCTGGAAAGGTAACCGATAAATGGAGGGATTTCATGAGGAATCAAATAAAGAGGGCTAAAATGTACTTCGATGAAGCTGAGAAAGGAGTTGCAGAACTCAGCTCGGCTAGTAGATGGCCA GTGTCGGCTGCATTGGTTCTGTATAGGCAAATACTTGACGAGATCGAACAAAATGACTACAACAACTTCACAAAGAGAGCTTATGTtaacaaacataagaagataATTACATTACCGTTTGCATATGCCAAAACTCTCGTTCCCTTCGTTAACAACGTCCAAGCATAA
- the LOC124914367 gene encoding sucrose synthase 6-like, with translation MASTSTAVATPVMKRSTTIADSMPDAIGENPYHMKKCLIKYTEKGKRLMKLRHLMDEMRNVIVDQTERARVLDGLLGYILCNTQEAAVVPPLIAFAVRPNPGFWEFVKVNSNDLNSVEGITATEYLKIKEMIVDENWAKDENSLEIDFGAIDFKSPRMNLSSSIGSGMSFISKHLSSKLYGSSQPLVDYLQSLNLEGEKLMINKTLDNPTKLQNALILADVALSSLPNETLFQDFETRFKTWGFEKGWGSNVGITKDTMRLLSEVLQAPDPSNMERFFSRLPTVFKVVMFSVHGYFGQSDVLGLPDTGGQVVYVLDQVVALEQELLQRIKDQGLNVKPQILVVTRLIPESKGTKCNQEIEPIDNTKHSYILRVPFNTQNGVLRQWVSRFDIYPYLEKFTHDATEKILEIMKGKPDLIIGNYTDGNLVASLMANKLGITLGTIAHALEKTKYEDSDLKWKELDKKYHFSCQFTADTIAMNAADFIITSTYQEIAGSKDRPGQYESHAAFTLPGLNRVVSGINVFDPKFNIASPGADQSVYFPCTMTEKRFKQFRPAIEELLFGNVENDQHIGYLKEREKPIVFSMARLDIVKNISGLTEWYGKNKRLNTSANLVVVAGFFDPEKSKDREEAAEIKKMHVLIEKYKLRGKIRWIAAQTDRNRNGELYRCIADTKGVFVQPALYEAFGLTVIEAMNCGLPIFATNQGGPAEIIVDGVSGFHIDPTNGDQAGDKIADFFQKCKDDSGYWSKISNAGLLRIEECYTWKIYAKKVLKMGSIYGFWRQLNKEQKLAKMRYIEMLYNLQFRKLAKSLTPTPVETKPDEQPKEKPKPKLSSRLTGSRK, from the exons ATGGCTTCCACTTCCACTGCCGTGGCGACACCTGTCATGAAGCGATCAACAACCATAGCCGACAGCATGCCCGACGCAATAGGCGAAAACCCTTATCATATGAAGAAATGCTTGATCAAGTATACTGAAAAGGGCAAGAGATTGATGAAACTTCGACACTTAATGGACGAGATGAGGAATGTTATCGTAGATCAAACCGAAAGGGCTCGAGTCCTCGATGGCTTGCTTGGTTACATCTTGTGCAACACTCAG GAGGCTGCAGTGGTTCCTCCTCTTATCGCCTTTGCTGTTAGGCCTAATCCTGGATTCTGGGAATTCGTTAAGGTTAACTCCAATGATCTAAATTCTGTGGAGGGAATAACCGCAACAGAATACTTGAAGATCAAAGAAATGATCGTAGATGAGAATTG GGCTAAAGATGAAAACTCACTTGAAATTGATTTCGGGGCTATTGATTTCAAGTCCCCTAGAATGAACCTATCATCTTCCATTGGAAGTGGGATGAGTTTCATCTCGAAACACCTTTCTTCAAAGCTCTACGGCAGCTCTCAACCGCTTGTCGACTACCTTCAATCCTTGAATCTCGAAGGAgag AAACTGATGATCAATAAGACCCTTGACAACCCTACTAAACTTCAAAATGCGTTAATCCTTGCCGACGTTGCCCTGTCGTCGCTTCCCAATGAAACTCTGTTTCAGGATTTCGAGACGAGGTTTAAGACATGGGGGTTCGAGAAAGGATGGGGAAGTAACGTTGGAATAACTAAAGACACCATGAGATTATTGTCTGAAGTGCTCCAGGCACCTGACCCGTCAAACATGGAGAGGTTCTTTAGTAGACTTCCAACTGTTTTTAAAGTTGTCATGTTCTCTGTTCACGGTTACTTTGGTCAGTCCGATGTTCTTGGCTTGCCCGACACTGGAGGGCAGGTTGTGTATGTGTTGGACCAAGTTGTGGCTTTGGAACAAGAGTTGTTGCAAAGAATCAAAGATCAAGGCTTAAATGTGAAGCCTCAGATACTAGTT GTAACTCGACTTATACCCGAGTCTAAGGGGACCAAGTGCAACCAAGAGATCGAACCAATCGATAACACAAAACACTCTTACATCCTTCGTGTACCCTTCAACACGCAAAATGGAGTCCTCCGCCAATGGGTTTCCCGTTTCGACATATACCCTTACCTCGAAAAGTTCACGCAT GATGCAACGGAGAAAATCCTCGAGATAATGAAAGGAAAACCGGATCTTATCATTGGAAACTACACAGATGGGAACTTGGTGGCGTCTCTCATGGCTAACAAACTCGGGATAACTCTG GGGACGATTGCGCATGCTTTGGAGAAAACTAAATACGAGGATTCAGACTTAAAATGGAAGGAATTGGACAAAAAATACCATTTCTCATGCCAATTCACAGCCGATACCATTGCAATGAACGCAGCAGATTTCATAATCACCAGCACTTACCAAGAAATCGCCGGAAG CAAGGATAGGCCAGGGCAATACGAAAGCCATGCAGCGTTTACTCTTCCAGGGCTTAATCGAGTAGTGTCGGGCATAAACGTGTTCGATCCTAAGTTCAATATTGCTTCTCCCGGAGCTGATCAATCCGTGTACTTCCCTTGTACAATGACTGAGAAACGATTCAAGCAGTTTCGTCCCGCCATTGAAGAGCTACTCTTTGGTAACGTGGAGAACGATCAACACAT AGGTTATTTGAAAGAAAGGGAAAAGCCTATTGTGTTCTCCATGGCTAGATTGGACATAGTGAAGAACATATCCGGGTTAACAGAGTGGTACGGGAAGAACAAACGGCTGAATACCTCGGCCAACCTTGTGGTGGTCGCCGGATTCTTTGATCCTGAGAAATCCAAGGACAGAGAAGAAGCGGCTgagatcaagaaaatgcacgTGTTGATTGAGAAATACAAACTGAGGGGAAAGATAAGATGGATCGCGGCACAGACGGACAGGAACCGGAATGGAGAGCTTTACCGATGTATCGCCGACACAAAAGGTGTTTTCGTCCAACCGGCGCTTTATGAGGCGTTTGGTCTCACGGTCATTGAGGCCATGAACTGTGGATTGCCCATTTTCGCTACCAATCAGGGAGGGCCAGCCGAGATCATCGTTGATGGTGTTTCTGGCTTCCATATTGATCCGACCAATGGAGATCAAGCTGGAGATAAGATCGCTGATTTCTTCCAGAAATGCAAAGATGACTCGGGTTACTGGAGCAAGATTTCAAATGCTGGATTACTAAGAATTGAAGAATG CTATACATGGAAGATCTATGCAAAAAAGGTGCTGAAAATGGGATCAATATATGGCTTCTGGAGACAGTTAAATAAAGAACAGAAACTAGCAAAGATGAGATACATTGAAATGCTCTACAATCTCCAATTCAGGAAACTG GCGAAAAGTTTAACTCCAACACCTGTTGAAACAAAGCCTGATGAACAACCTAAGGAAAAACCTAAACCAAAGCTCTCAAGCAG GTTAACTGGATCCCGGAAGTAA
- the LOC124914368 gene encoding uncharacterized protein LOC124914368 isoform X2, with amino-acid sequence MFIIIMAVCGGGGGGGAVVSGAPTLNVGNISKVLDSSYFHIYYGQTFKVIKNSLDGISYLLIQNNSKMAAAKTKYCTSRIKSFIIPLSNYSIDTDFFPVSFFELLGLLGRLKGITSSSMVTSECVLKLYNEGQIEIINKTQSQQIKQFAAYFISNNDEQFQSCNFATFLPNGEDNPLQRAEWIKYLGSFVNMEVRANQVYDSIKENYLCLAKAAASKTTTPFKPTVAWIEYSDNGIWSFTQDAYKLKYVEDAGGENIDESINKITYNISTPDDLESLHAILCTVEVVIDETYTSDPANYLLSNFLQNINVEDESCFSFLNQSIWRYDKRIQSYSLDWYDGAVSQPQVVLADLIEVLFPSGSYVTSYFRNLAKGENATNIEFATCDRDISTPMEPKIVPCK; translated from the exons ATGTTCATTATTATTATGGCCGTatgcggcggcggcggcggtggcGGCGCCGTAGTAAGTGGTGCTCCGACATTGAATGTTGGCAACATATCAAAGGTGTTGGATTCTTCATATTTCCACATTTACTATGGCCAGACCTTCAAAGTTATCAAGAACTCCCTTGATGGCATAAGTTATCTTCTCATCCAAAACAATTCCAAAATGGCAGCAGCAAAGACCAAATATTGCACATCAAGAATCAAATCATTCATCATCCCACTTTCTAACTATTCAATTGACACTGATTTCTTCCCAG TTTCTTTCTTCGAG CTTCTTGGATTACTTGGAAGATTAAAAGGAATAACATCTTCAAGCATGGTTACTTCAGAATGTGTTCTTAAGCTGTATAATGAAGGACAAATTGAGATTATAAACAAGACTCAGTCTCAACAAATTAAACAGTTTGCAGCTTATTTCATTAGCAATAATGATGAACAATTCCAATCTTGTAACTTTGCTACTTTTCTCCCTAATGGTGAAGACAATCCTCTCCAG AGAGCAGAGTGGATTAAGTACTTGGGATCTTTTGTAAACATGGAAGTCAGAGCAAATCAAGTTTATGATTCA ATTAAAGAGAATTACTTATGCTTAGCAAAGGCTGCTGCAAGTAAGACCACCACCCCATTCAAACCAACTGTAGCTTGGATTGAGTATAGCGATAAT GGTATTTGGTCATTCACCCAAGATGCATACAAGTTGaag TATGTAGAAGATGCTGGTGGGGAGAATATCGACGAATCAATCAACAAAATTACCTACAATATTTCCACCCCCGATGATTTGGAGTCTCTCCACGCCATTTTATGC ACGGTAGAGGTAGTTATCGATGAGACATACACATCTGATCCAGCAAATTACTTGCTTTCGAACTTTCTTCAAAACATCAATGTTGAAGATGAGTCTTGTTTCTCCTTCCTTAATCAAAGTATATGGAGATACGATAAACGAATACAGTCATATAGTCTAG acTGGTATGATGGAGCAGTTTCACAGCCTCAAGTTGTTCTAGCAGATCTTATTGAAGTTCTGTTTCCATCTGGAAGTTATGTAACATCATATTTCAGGAATCTAGCCAAG GGTGAAAACGCGACGAACATTGAATTTGCTACGTGTGATCGAGATATCTCAACTCCTATGGAGCCTAAGATTGTTCCCTGCAAGTAA